Proteins encoded by one window of Canis aureus isolate CA01 chromosome 13, VMU_Caureus_v.1.0, whole genome shotgun sequence:
- the TAL1 gene encoding T-cell acute lymphocytic leukemia protein 1 isoform X3: MFATSNRVKRRPSPYEMEITDGPHTKVVRRIFTNSRERWRQQNVNGAFAELRKLIPTHPPDKKLSKNEILRLAMKYINFLAKLLNDQEEEGTQRAKPGKDPVVGAGGGGGGGGGGAPPDDLLQDVLSPNSSCGSSLDGAASPDSYTEEPAPKHTARSLHPAMLPAADGAGPR; the protein is encoded by the exons ATGTTCGCCACCAGCAACCGAGTGAAGAGGAGGCCCTCCCCTTATGAGATGGAGATTACAGACG GTCCCCACACCAAAGTAGTGCGGCGCATTTTCACCAACAGCCGAGAAAGGTGGCGGCAGCAGAACGTGAACGGGGCCTTTGCCGAGCTCCGCAAGCTGATCCCCACGCATCCCCCGGACAAGAAGCTCAGCAAGAATGAGATCCTCCGCTTGGCCATGAAGTACATCAACTTCCTGGCCAAGCTGCTCAatgaccaggaggaggagggtacCCAGCGGGCCAAGCCTGGCAAGGACCCCGTGGTGGGGGCTGGCggagggggcggtgggggagggggcggtgcgCCGCCCGACGACCTCCTGCAGGACGTGCTGTCCCCCAACTCCAGCTGTGGCAGCTCGCTGGACGGGGCGGCCAGCCCGGACAGCTACACAGAAGAGCCGGCGCCCAAGCACACGGCGCGCAGCCTGCACCCTGCCATGCTGCCAGCCGCTGATGGAGCGGGTCCTCGGTGA
- the TAL1 gene encoding T-cell acute lymphocytic leukemia protein 1 isoform X1: protein MTERPPGEAARSDPPPEGRDAAEARMAPPHLVLLNGVAKETSRAAPAEPPVIELGARGGPGGGPAGGGGAARDGKGREAAAAEARHRVPTTELCRPPGPAPASAPAELPGDGRMVQLSPPALAAPAAPGRALLYSLGQPLASPGSGFFGEPDAFPMFATSNRVKRRPSPYEMEITDGPHTKVVRRIFTNSRERWRQQNVNGAFAELRKLIPTHPPDKKLSKNEILRLAMKYINFLAKLLNDQEEEGTQRAKPGKDPVVGAGGGGGGGGGGAPPDDLLQDVLSPNSSCGSSLDGAASPDSYTEEPAPKHTARSLHPAMLPAADGAGPR from the exons ATGACGGAGCGGCCGCCGGGCGAGGCGGCCCGCAGTGACCCCCCGCCGGAGGGACGGGACGCGGCCGAGGCCCGCATGGCCCCCCCGCACCTGGTCCTGCTCAACGGCGTCGCCAAGGAGACGAGCCGCGCGGCCCCCGCGGAGCCCCCGGTCATCGAGCTGGGCGCGCGCGGAGGCCCGGGGGGCGGCCCTGCCGGCGGGGGCGGCGCCGCGCGGGACGGGAAGGGccgcgaggcggcggcggccgaaGCGCGCCATCGGGTGCCCACCACCGAGCTGTGCCGGCCCCCGGGGCCCGCGCCCGCCTCGGCCCCCGCGGAGCTGCCCGGCGACGGCCGCATGGTGCAGCTGAGCCCGCCCGCGCtcgcggcccccgccgcccccggccgcgcGCTGCTCTACAGCCTCGGCCAGCCGCTGGCCTCGCCCGGCAG TGGGTTCTTTGGGGAGCCAGATGCCTTCCCTATGTTCGCCACCAGCAACCGAGTGAAGAGGAGGCCCTCCCCTTATGAGATGGAGATTACAGACG GTCCCCACACCAAAGTAGTGCGGCGCATTTTCACCAACAGCCGAGAAAGGTGGCGGCAGCAGAACGTGAACGGGGCCTTTGCCGAGCTCCGCAAGCTGATCCCCACGCATCCCCCGGACAAGAAGCTCAGCAAGAATGAGATCCTCCGCTTGGCCATGAAGTACATCAACTTCCTGGCCAAGCTGCTCAatgaccaggaggaggagggtacCCAGCGGGCCAAGCCTGGCAAGGACCCCGTGGTGGGGGCTGGCggagggggcggtgggggagggggcggtgcgCCGCCCGACGACCTCCTGCAGGACGTGCTGTCCCCCAACTCCAGCTGTGGCAGCTCGCTGGACGGGGCGGCCAGCCCGGACAGCTACACAGAAGAGCCGGCGCCCAAGCACACGGCGCGCAGCCTGCACCCTGCCATGCTGCCAGCCGCTGATGGAGCGGGTCCTCGGTGA
- the TAL1 gene encoding T-cell acute lymphocytic leukemia protein 1 isoform X2, which yields MCLNALAALKSFWKPQPSADSGFFGEPDAFPMFATSNRVKRRPSPYEMEITDGPHTKVVRRIFTNSRERWRQQNVNGAFAELRKLIPTHPPDKKLSKNEILRLAMKYINFLAKLLNDQEEEGTQRAKPGKDPVVGAGGGGGGGGGGAPPDDLLQDVLSPNSSCGSSLDGAASPDSYTEEPAPKHTARSLHPAMLPAADGAGPR from the exons ATGTGTCTGAATGCGCTCGCTGCTCTGAAATCCTTCTGGAAGCCGCAGCCCTCAGCGGACAG TGGGTTCTTTGGGGAGCCAGATGCCTTCCCTATGTTCGCCACCAGCAACCGAGTGAAGAGGAGGCCCTCCCCTTATGAGATGGAGATTACAGACG GTCCCCACACCAAAGTAGTGCGGCGCATTTTCACCAACAGCCGAGAAAGGTGGCGGCAGCAGAACGTGAACGGGGCCTTTGCCGAGCTCCGCAAGCTGATCCCCACGCATCCCCCGGACAAGAAGCTCAGCAAGAATGAGATCCTCCGCTTGGCCATGAAGTACATCAACTTCCTGGCCAAGCTGCTCAatgaccaggaggaggagggtacCCAGCGGGCCAAGCCTGGCAAGGACCCCGTGGTGGGGGCTGGCggagggggcggtgggggagggggcggtgcgCCGCCCGACGACCTCCTGCAGGACGTGCTGTCCCCCAACTCCAGCTGTGGCAGCTCGCTGGACGGGGCGGCCAGCCCGGACAGCTACACAGAAGAGCCGGCGCCCAAGCACACGGCGCGCAGCCTGCACCCTGCCATGCTGCCAGCCGCTGATGGAGCGGGTCCTCGGTGA